The Garra rufa chromosome 23, GarRuf1.0, whole genome shotgun sequence genome includes a region encoding these proteins:
- the LOC141298973 gene encoding uncharacterized protein: protein MDVTESYGFWIVLLMSLWKSSLGQIVYSVSEEVNKGTVIGNIAKDLKTSAPELESRMFQIMPGSNAKYFDVNLKTGSLFVKDLIDREEFCGSNQKCALNLEALAQNPHRLYRLEIIIVDVNDNAPFFPDSTHILNITEDANEGDKFPLPIAKDSDVGSNSLKDYKLSSNEYFSLDIHSGQKSMLAELVLQKALDREKQAVIHLILTAIDGGKPPKSGTLSIVVDVVDINDNKPIFSKPLYKVKVKENTPVGTKIITVSASDLDEGINSEIQYSFLGHANTDETNRFTINSKSGEIVVQGQIDYEEDSAIELRVQARDKGSSPKSTHCKVLIEVVDENDNAPDIVTTTLLESVKEDAKPGTAVALVTVSDKDGGKNGIVHCALRGSFPFKLETSYNNHYSLVVDGPLDRESVSLYNIKITAADEGTPPLSNSTVITVHISDVNDNAPHFPAHVINTFLSENGQAGGLVKKVSADDSDTGENAELSYSLLDSSSSSVPITTLININSLSGEIFSLQSFNHEETKRLQFRVMATDSGVPPLSSNATVNVFILDENDNSPVILPPYSEPGSVNSENIPYSAEAGYFVAKIRAVDADSGYNALLSYHLTEPKGTNLFRIGSSTGEIRTKRRMSDNDLKTHPLLITVSDNGEPSLSVTMSMDVVVVESLDDIKTSFREVPAKEESFSDLNLYLLIAIVSVSVIFLLSLVGLIAAKCYRTDGSFSRYSAPVISTHPDGSWSFSKSTQQYDVCFSSDTIKSDVVVFPSPFPPADTELISINGEDTFTRTQTLPTTGKIVYSVSEEVNKGTVIGNIAKDLKISAPELESRMFQIMPGSNAKYFDLNVKTGSLFVKDRIDREELCGSNQKCALNLEALAQNPYRLYRLEFIIVDVNDNAPFFPGSTYTVSVTEIANEGDRFPLPIAKDPDVGSNSLREYKLSSNEYFSLEIHSGQQSMLAELVLQKALDREKQAVIHLILTAIDGGKPPKSGTLSIVVDIIDVNDNKPIFNKPLYNVKMKENTPIGSKLITVSASDLDEGINSEIQYSFLGHGNTDELNRFAINSNSGEIVVQGQIDYEEYPAIELRVQARDKGVPPKSTHCKVLIEVVDENDNAPEIIVTPLMESVKEDTKSGTAVALVTVSDKDKDKNGIVHCALKGSFPFKLETSYNNHYSLVVDGPLDRESVSLYNITITAADEGTPSLSSSTVITVHISDVNDNAPHFPAPVINAFLSENGQVGGLVTKVSADDSDTGENAELSYSLLDSSSSSVPITTLININSLSGEIFSLQSFNHEETKRFQFQVMATDSGVPPLSSNATVNVFILDENDNSPVILPPYSEPGSVNSENIPYSAEAGYFVAKIKAVDADSGYNALLSYHLTEPKGTNLFRIGSSTGEIRTKRRMSDNDLKTHPLLITVSDNGEPSLSATMSMDVVVVESLDDIKTSFREVPVKEESFSDLNLYLLIAIVSVSVIFLLSLVGLIAAKCYRTDGSFSRYSGPVISTHPDGSWSFSKSTQQYDVCFSSDTIKSDVVVFPSPFPPADAELISINGEDTFTCTQTLPTTGKNLGVSVSAVQT from the exons ATGGATGTTACAGAATCGTACGGCTTCTGGATCgttttattaatgtctttatgGAAATCTTCGCTTGGACAGATTGTCTATTCAGTCTCCGAGGAGGTAAATAAAGGAACTGTGATCGGGAATATAGCAAAAGACCTGAAGACCAGTGCCCCGGAACTAGAATCTCGTATGTTTCAGATTATGCCTGGATCAAATGCAAAGTATTTTGATGTAAATCTGAAAACGGGCTCGCTGTTTGTCAAAGACCTGATTGATCGTGAGGAGTTTTGTGGCAGTAATCAGAAATGTGCGTTGAATTTAGAGGCTCTTGCTCAAAATCCTCACAGACTTTACCGACTTGAAATTATAATTGTGGATGTGAATGACAATGCTCCATTTTTTCCGGACAGCACTCATATCCTCAATATTACAGAGGATGCAAATGAGGGGgacaaatttcctcttccaattgCAAAAGATTCAGATGTTGGCAGTAATTCTCTGAAAGACTACAAACTCAGTTCAAATGAATATTTTTCTTTAGATATTCACAGTGGGCAAAAGAGTATGTTGGCTGAGTTAGTGCTCCAGAAAGCATTAGACAGAGAGAAACAAGCCGTTATTCACTTAATACTCACCGCTATTGACGGAGGAAAACCTCCCAAATCTGGAACATTGAGTATTGTTGTTGACGTCGTAGATATAAATGATAATAAACCTATTTTCAGCAAACCTTTGTACAAAGTTAAAGTGAAAGAAAACACACCAGTCGGAACCAAAATAATTACTGTTTCTGCCAGTGATTTGGATGAGGGCATCAATAGTGAAATTCAATATTCATTTCTTGGTCATGCAAACACCGATGAAACGAACCGGTTTACAATTAATTCCAAATCAGGGGAAATTGTTGTTCAAGGACAAATTGATTATGAAGAAGATTCTGCAATTGAACTGCGTGTTCAGGCGAGAGACAAAGGCAGTTCCCCTAAAAGTACACACTGTAAAGTTTTAATAGAAGTTGTGGACGAGAATGACAACGCGCCAGATATAGTTACGACGACTCTGTTGGAAAGTGTGAAAGAAGATGCAAAACCGGGAACTGCAGTTGCTTTAGTCACAGTGTCTGATAAAGATGGAGGTAAAAATGGCATTGTACACTGTGCACTGAGAGGCTCGTTTCCTTTCAAACTCGAGACGTCATATAACAATCATTATTCTCTAGTGGTAGATGGACCTCTGGACAGAGAGAGTGTTTCTCTGTATAACATCAAAATTACAGCTGCAGATGAAGGAACTCCGCCTCTTTCCAACAGCACTGTTATAACTGTACATATCTCTGATGTTAATGACAATGCTCCACATTTCCCAGCTCACGTTATTAACACTTTTCTAAGTGAGAATGGTCAAGCTGGAGGTCTCGTGAAAAAAGTGTCAGCTGATGATTCAGACACTGGTGAGAACGCAGAACTTTCATATTCACTGTTAGACAGTTCCAGCTCCAGTGTTCCTATAACAACACTGATAAATATAAACTCATTAAGTGGAGAAATATTCAGTTTGCAATCATTTAATCACGAAGAAACGAAAAGATTACAGTTTCGAGTTATGGCAACAGACTCCGGTGTTCCTCCTCTGAGCAGTAATGCGACTGTAAATGTGTTTATTCTGGATGAGAATGACAACAGTCCGGTTATTTTACCGCCTTATTCTGAACCCGGATCGGTTAATAGTGAGAACATTCCCTACTCTGCTGAAGCGGGATACTTTGTAGCCAAGATCAGAGCTGTTGATGCTGACTCTGGATATAACGCACTTCTGTCTTATCATCTAACTGAACCCAAAGGAACGAATCTCTTCCGCATTGGAAGCAGCACTGGAGAAATAAGGACTAAGAGACGAATGAGTGACAATGACTTAAAAACTCACCCACTTCTGATCACAGTGTCTGATAATGGAGAGCCATCACTCTCAGTAACTATGTCCATGGATGTTGTGGTTGTTGAGAGTCTGGATGATATAAAGACATCATTCAGAGAAGTTCCTGCTAAAGAAGAGAGTTTTTCAGATCTGAATCTGTATCTGCTCATCGCTATTGTCTCAGTATCAGTCATCTTTTTACTGAGTCTCGTGGGTTTGATAGCAGCTAAATGCTACAGGACAGACGGCAGTTTCAGCAGGTACAGCGCTCCAGTGATCAGCACACATCCAGACGGCAGCTGGTCTTTCTCTAAATCCACACAACAGTACGACGTGTGTTTTAGTTCAGACACAATAAAGAGTGATGTAGTGGTTTTCCCTTCGCCGTTTCCACCAGCAGACACAGAACTAATCAGCATTAATGGAGAAGATACTTTTACGCGCACACAAACTCTTCCTACCACTGGGAAG ATTGTCTATTCCGTCTCCGAGGAGGTAAATAAAGGAACTGTGATCGGGAATATAGCAAAAGACCTGAAAATCAGTGCCCCGGAACTAGAATCACGTATGTTTCAGATTATGCCTGGATCAAATGCAAAGTATTTTGATTTAAATGTGAAAACGGGCTCGCTATTTGTCAAAGACCGGATTGATCGTGAGGAGTTGTGTGGCAGTAATCAGAAATGTGCATTAAATTTAGAGGCTCTTGCTCAAAATCCTTACAGACTTTACCGACTTGAATTTATAATTGTAGATGTAAACGACAATGCACCATTTTTTCCGGGCAGCACTTATACTGTCAGTGTTACAGAGATTGCAAATGAGGGGGACAGATTTCCTCTTCCAATTGCAAAAGATCCAGATGTTGGCAGTAATTCTTTGAGAGAATACAAACTCAGTTCAAATGAATATTTTTCTTTGGAAATTCATAGCGGGCAACAGAGTATGTTAGCTGAGTTAGTGCTCCAGAAAGCTTTAGACAGAGAGAAACAAGCTGTTATTCACTTAATACTCACCGCTATTGACGGAGGAAAACCTCCTAAATCTGGAACCCTGAGTATTGTTGTTGACATCATAGATGTTAACGATAATAAACCTATTTTCAACAAACCTTTGTACAATGTTAAAATGAAGGAAAACACACCAATTGGATCCAAACTTATTACTGTTTCTGCTAGTGACTTGGATGAGGGCATCAATAGCGAAATACAGTATTCATTTCTTGGACATGGAAATACCGATGAGCTGAACCGGTTTGCAATAAATTCTAACTCAGGGGAAATTGTTGTTCAAGGTCAAATTGATTACGAGGAATATCCTGCAATTGAACTGCGTGTTCAGGCGAGAGATAAAGGCGTTCCTCCCAAAAGTACACACTGTAAAGTTTTAATAGAAGTTGTGGACGAGAATGACAACGCTCCCGAAATAATTGTGACTCCTCTTATGGAAAGTGTGAAAGAAGACACAAAGTCAGGAACTGCAGTTGCTTTAGTTACAGTGTctgataaagataaagataaaaatgGCATCGTACACTGTGCACTGAAAGGCTCGTTTCCTTTCAAACTGGAGACGTCATATAACAATCATTATTCTCTAGTGGTAGATGGACCTCTGGACAGAGAGAGTGTTTCTCTGTATAACATCACAATTACAGCTGCAGATGAAGGAACTCCGTCTCTTTCTAGCAGCACAGTTATAACTGTACATATCTCTGATGTTAATGACAATGCTCCACATTTTCCAGCTCCCGTTATTAACGCTTTTCTAAGTGAGAATGGTCAAGTTGGAGGTCTCGTGACAAAAGTGTCAGCTGATGATTCAGACACTGGTGAGAACGCAGAACTTTCATATTCACTGTTAGACAGTTCCAGCTCCAGTGTTCCTATAACAACACTGATAAATATAAACTCTTTAAGTGGAGAAATATTCAGTTTGCAATCATTTAATCACGAAGAAAcgaaaagatttcaatttcaagtTATGGCAACAGACTCTGGTGTTCCTCCTCTGAGCAGTAATGCGactgtaaatgtatttattctgGATGAGAATGACAACAGTCCGGTTATTTTACCGCCTTATTCTGAACCTGGATCAGTTAATAGTGAGAACATTCCCTACTCTGCTGAAGCGGGATACTTTGTAGCCAAGATCAAAGCTGTTGATGCTGACTCTGGATATAATGCACTTCTGTCTTATCATCTAACTGAACCCAAAGGAACGAATCTCTTCCGCATTGGAAGCAGCACTGGAGAAATAAGGACTAAGAGACGAATGAGTGACAATGACTTAAAAACTCACCCACTTCTGATCACAGTGTCTGATAATGGAGAGCCATCACTCTCAGCAACAATGTCCATGGATGTTGTGGTGGTTGAGAGTCTGGATGACATAAAGACATCATTCAGAGAAGTTCCTGTTAAAGAGGAGAGTTTTTCAGATCTGAATCTGTATCTGCTCATCGCTATTGTCTCAGTATCAGTCATCTTTTTACTGAGTCTTGTGGGTTTGATAGCAGCTAAATGCTACAGGACAGACGGCAGTTTCAGCAGGTACAGCGGTCCAGTGATCAGCACACATCCAGACGGCAGCTGGTCTTTCTCTAAATCTACACAACAGTACGACGTGTGTTTTAGTTCAGACACAATAAAGAGTGATGTAGTCGTTTTCCCCTCACCGTTTCCACCAGCAGACGCAGAACTGATCAGCATTAATGGAGAAGATACTTTTACGTGCACCCAAACTCTTCCCACCACTGGAAAG aatCTTGGTGTTAGTGTATCTGCAGTTCAGACATGA
- the LOC141298974 gene encoding protocadherin alpha-2-like produces IQGQIDYEEHPAIELRVQARDKGVPPKSTHCKVLIEVVDENDNAPEIFTTLLLESLKEDAKPGTAVALVTVSDKDGGKNGIVHCALKGSFPFKLETSYNNHYSLVVDGPLDRESVSLYNITITAADEGTPSLSNSTFITVHISDVNDNAPHFPAPVINAFLSENGQAGGLVTKVSADDSDTGENAELSYSLLDSSSSSVPITTLININSLSGEIFSLHSFNHEETRRFQFQVMATDSGVPPLSSNATVNVFILDENDNSPVILPPYSEPGSVNSENIPYSAEAGYFVAKIRAVDADSGYNALLSYHLTEPKGTNLFRIGSSTGEIRTKRRMSDNDLKTHPLLITVSDNGEPSLSATMSMDVVVVESLDEIKTSFREVPVKEESFSDLNLYLLIAIVSVSVIFLLSLVGLIAAKCYRTDGSFSRYSAPVISTHPDGSWSFSKSTQQYDVCFSSDTIKSDVVVFPSPFPPADTELISINGDDTFTRTQTLPTTGKI; encoded by the exons ATACAAGGTCAAATTGATTACGAGGAACACCCTGCGATTGAACTGCGTGTTCAGGCGAGAGACAAAGGCGTTCCTCCTAAAAGTACACACTGTAAAGTTTTAATAGAAGTTGTGGACGAGAATGATAACGCGCCGGAGATATTTACGACTCTTCTGTTGGAAAGTTTGAAAGAAGATGCAAAGCCGGGAACTGCAGTTGCTTTAGTCACAGTGTCTGATAAAGATGGAGGTAAAAATGGCATTGTACACTGTGCATTGAAAGGCTCGTTTCCTTTCAAACTGGAGACGTCATATAACAATCATTATTCTCTAGTGGTAGATGGACCTCTGGACAGAGAGAGTGTTTCTCTGTATAACATCACAATTACAGCTGCAGATGAAGGAACTCCGTCTCTTTCCAACAGCACTTTTATAACTGTACATATCTCTGATGTTAATGACAATGCTCCACATTTCCCAGCTCCCGTTATTAACGCTTTTCTAAGTGAGAATGGTCAAGCTGGAGGTCTCGTGACAAAAGTGTCAGCTGATGATTCAGACACTGGTGAGAACGCAGAACTTTCATATTCACTGTTAGACAGTTCCAGCTCCAGTGTTCCTATAACAACACTGATAAATATAAACTCTTTAAGTGGAGAAATATTCAGTTTGCACTCATTTAATCACGAAGAAACGAGACGATTTCAGTTTCAAGTTATGGCAACAGACTCTGGTGTTCCTCCTCTGAGCAGTAATGCGactgtaaatgtatttattctgGATGAGAATGACAACAGTCCGGTTATTTTACCGCCTTATTCTGAACCTGGATCAGTTAATAGTGAGAACATTCCCTACTCTGCTGAAGCGGGATACTTTGTAGCCAAGATCAGAGCTGTTGATGCTGACTCTGGATATAACGCACTTCTGTCTTATCATCTAACTGAACCCAAAGGAACGAATCTCTTCCGCATTGGAAGCAGCACTGGAGAAATAAGGACTAAGAGACGAATGAGTGACAATGACTTAAAAACTCACCCACTTCTGATCACAGTGTCTGATAATGGAGAGCCATCACTCTCAGCGACTATGTCCATGGATGTTGTGGTTGTTGAGAGTCTGGATGAAATAAAGACATCATTCAGAGAAGTTCCTGTTAAAGAGGAGAGTTTTTCAGATCTGAATCTGTATCTTCTCATAGCTATTGTTTCAGTATCAGTCATCTTTTTACTGAGTCTTGTGGGTTTGATAGCAGCTAAATGCTACAGGACAGACGGCAGTTTCAGCAGGTACAGCGCTCCGGTGATCAGCACACATCCAGACGGCAGCTGGTCCTTTTCTAAATCCACACAACAGTACGACGTGTGTTTTAGTTCAGACACAATAAAGAGTGATGTAGTCGTTTTCCCCTCGCCGTTTCCACCAGCAGACACAGAACTGATCAGCATTAATGGAGATGATACTTTTACGCGCACCCAAACTCTTCCTACCACTGGAAAG ATTTGA
- the LOC141298975 gene encoding protocadherin alpha-2-like, protein MDVTESHGIWIILFLSLWKSSLGQIVYSVSEEVNKGTVIGNIAKDLKISAQELESRMFQIMPGSNAKYFDVNVKTGSLFVKDQIDREELCGSNQKCALNLEALAQNPHRLYRLEIIIVDVNDNAPFFPDTTHTVSVTEDANIGDRFPLPNAKDSDVGSNSLKDYKLSSNEYFSLDVHSGQKSLSAELVLQKPLDREKQAVIHLILTAIDGGKPPKSGTLNIVVDVIDVNDNKPIFSKPLYKVKVKENTPIGTKVIPVSANDLDEGINSEIQYSFHGNTDEINLFSINSNSGEIVVQGQIDYEEHPAIELRIQARDKGVPPKSTHCKVLIEVVDENDNAPEIFTTPLLESVKENAKPGTAVALVTVSDKDGGKNGIVHCALKGSLPFKLETSYNNHYSLVVDGPLDRESVSLYNITITAADEGTPPLSSSTVITVHISDVNDNAPHFPAVVINAFLSENGQAGGLVTKVSADDSDTGENAELSYSLLDSSSSSVPITTLINLNSLSGEIFSLQSFNHEETRRFQFQVMATDSGVPPLSSNTTVNVFILDENDNSPVILPPYSEPGSVNSENIPYSAEAGYFVAKIRAVDADSGYNALLSYHLTEPKGTNLFRIGSSSGEIRTKRRMSDNDLKMHPLLITVSDNGEPSLSATMSMDVVVVESLDDIKTSFREVPVKEESFSDLNLYLLIAIVSVSVIFLLSLVGLIAAKCYRTDGSFSRYSAPVISTHPDGSWSFSKSTQQYDVCFSSDTIKSDVVVFPSPFPPTDAELISINGEDTFTRTQTLPTTGKVSHYILVHFYCT, encoded by the coding sequence ATGGATGTTACAGAATCGCACGGCATCTGGATCATTTTATTTCTGTCTTTGTGGAAATCTTCCCTTGGCCAGATTGTCTATTCCGTCTCCGAGGAGGTAAATAAAGGAACTGTGATCGGGAATATAGCAAAAGACCTGAAAATCAGTGCTCAGGAACTAGAATCACGTATGTTTCAGATTATGCCTGGATCAAATGCAAAGTATTTTGATGTAAATGTGAAAACGGGCTCGCTGTTTGTCAAAGACCAGATTGATCGTGAGGAGTTGTGTGGCAGTAATCAGAAATGTGCGTTGAATTTAGAGGCTCTTGCTCAAAATCCTCACAGACTATACCGGCTTGAAATTATAATTGTGGATGTGAACGACAATGCTCCATTTTTCCCGGACACCACTCATACTGTCAGTGTTACAGAGGATGCAAATATTGGGGACAGATTTCCTTTGCCAAATGCAAAAGATTCTGATGTTGGCAGTAATTCTCTAAAAGACTACAAACTCAGTTCAAATGAATATTTTTCTTTAGATGTTCATAGCGGGCAAAAGAGTTTATCTGCTGAACTAGTGCTACAGAAACCTTTAGACAGAGAAAAACAAGCCGTTATTCACTTAATACTCACCGCTATTGACGGAGGAAAACCTCCCAAATCTGGAACATTGAATATTGTTGTTGACGTTATAGATGTTAACGACAATAAACCTATTTTCAGCAAACCTTTGTACAAAGTAAAAGTGAAGGAAAACACACCGATTGGAACCAAAGTAATTCCTGTTTCTGCCAATGATTTGGATGAGGGCATCAATAGTGAAATTCAGTATTCATTTCATGGAAATACTGATGAAATAAACTTATTTAGCATCAATTCTAACTCAGGGGAAATCGTTGTTCAAGGTCAAATTGATTATGAGGAACATCCTGCAATTGAGCTGCGTATTCAGGCAAGAGATAAAGGCGTTCCTCCCAAAAGTACACACTGTAAAGTTTTAATAGAAGTTGTGGACGAGAATGATAACGCGCCAGAGATATTCACAACTCCTCTGTTGGAAAGTGTGAAAGAAAATGCAAAACCGGGAACTGCAGTTGCTTTAGTCACAGTGTCTGATAAAGATGGAGGTAAAAATGGCATTGTACACTGTGCACTGAAAGGCTCGCTTCCTTTCAAACTGGAGACGTCATATAACAATCATTATTCTCTAGTGGTAGATGGACCTCTGGACAGAGAGAGTGTTTCTCTGTATAACATCACAATTACAGCTGCGGATGAAGGAACTCCGCCTCTTTCCAGCAGCACTGTTATAACTGTACATATTTCTGATGTTAATGACAATGCTCCACATTTCCCAGCTGTCGTTATTAACGCTTTTCTCAGTGAGAATGGTCAAGCTGGAGGTCTCGTGACAAAAGTATCAGCTGATGATTCAGACACTGGTGAGAACGCAGAACTTTCATATTCACTGTTAGACAGTTCCAGCTCCAGTGTTCCTATAACAACACTGATAAATTTAAACTCATTAAGTGGAGAAATATTCAGTTTGCAATCATTTAATCACGAAGAAACGAGACGATTTCAGTTTCAAGTTATGGCAACAGACTCTGGTGTTCCTCCTCTGAGCAGTAATACGACTGTAAATGTGTTTATTCTGGATGAGAATGACAACAGTCCGGTTATTTTACCGCCTTATTCTGAACCTGGATCAGTTAATAGTGAGAACATTCCCTACTCTGCTGAAGCGGGATACTTTGTAGCCAAGATCAGAGCTGTTGATGCTGACTCTGGATATAATGCACTTCTGTCTTATCATCTAACTGAACCCAAAGGAACGAATCTCTTCCGCATTGGAAGCAGCTCTGGAGAAATAAGGACTAAGAGACGAATGAGTGACAATGACTTAAAAATGCACCCACTTCTGATCACAGTGTCTGATAATGGAGAGCCATCACTCTCAGCGACTATGTCCATGGATGTTGTGGTGGTTGAGAGTCTGGATGACATAAAGACATCATTCAGAGAAGTTCCTGTAAAAGAGGAAAGTTTTTCAGATCTGAATCTGTATCTGCTCATCGCTATTGTCTCAGTATCAGTCATCTTTTTACTGAGTCTCGTTGGTTTGATAGCAGCTAAATGCTACAGGACAGACGGCAGTTTCAGCAGGTACAGCGCTCCAGTGATCAGCACACATCCAGACGGCAGCTGGTCCTTCTCTAAATCTACACAACAGTACGACGTGTGTTTTAGTTCAGACACAATAAAGAGTGATGTGGTGGTTTTCCCTTCGCCATTTCCACCAACAGACGCAGAACTGATCAGCATTAATGGAGAAGATACTTTTACGCGCACACAAACTCTTCCTACCACTGGGAAGGTAAGCCATTACATTTTAGTTCACTTCTACTGTACTTGA